One window of the Leptospira koniambonensis genome contains the following:
- a CDS encoding di-heme oxidoredictase family protein: MNCDKNLNFGSGTNPEPNPSLGRLNKTIPILLFILLNFFYCGGKEGTDPLGIAAVIASQTNISPDPGEAFSGGYGTRFISNATSFDTPVVNLSSDGIKFNTGNNFFNRTWVAEGNSASSGLGPTFNTSSCQNCHAGDGRGAPPSSGSLYSTVGILIRLSKVGVSDPTTNGPVGLDDFGLQLNHKAIGCTGPFTYDSSFNCNGTTGANFTPPEGVASISYTGAAIVRNYTSGGSVTLNTPVYSISWNTNIAVAPASFNFSPRTAPMIPGLGLLEAIPESTIQGWADPTDSDADGISGKVNMVWDAKNHKKVMGRFGWKANEPSLLQQNQGAFLGDIGITSPLFSTDNCPSAQTQCLAKASGTAEPEITASIADSVNFYTRLVAVPARRNLSDQDVIDGKVIFSSIKCDACHKPFVLTGNVPGLPELSYQFIKPYTDLLLHDMGPDLADGRPDFDADGQEWRTPPLWGLGLIQEVNGHLKLMHDGRANGIEEAILWHGGEADAARNGFQNLSSTDRQKLIKFLESL; this comes from the coding sequence ATGAACTGTGATAAAAATCTAAACTTCGGTTCCGGAACAAATCCGGAACCGAATCCATCTCTGGGACGTTTAAACAAAACGATCCCGATCTTACTATTTATTCTTCTAAACTTTTTTTACTGCGGCGGGAAAGAAGGAACAGATCCTCTTGGAATCGCAGCAGTGATCGCAAGCCAAACAAACATCTCACCGGATCCGGGAGAAGCTTTCTCAGGCGGATACGGCACTAGATTCATTTCCAATGCGACTTCTTTCGATACTCCTGTTGTAAACTTAAGTTCGGATGGAATTAAATTCAATACTGGAAATAACTTTTTCAACAGAACTTGGGTAGCAGAGGGTAATAGTGCCTCCTCCGGTTTAGGACCGACTTTTAATACAAGTTCTTGCCAGAATTGCCATGCAGGAGACGGAAGAGGAGCACCACCTTCCAGTGGAAGTTTATATAGCACAGTAGGAATTCTGATACGACTTTCTAAAGTTGGAGTTTCAGATCCTACAACAAATGGACCTGTAGGACTGGATGACTTCGGATTACAATTGAATCATAAAGCAATTGGGTGTACTGGCCCATTCACTTATGATTCTAGCTTTAATTGTAATGGTACTACTGGCGCAAATTTCACTCCGCCAGAGGGGGTTGCATCAATATCTTATACAGGTGCAGCTATAGTAAGAAATTACACTTCAGGTGGATCAGTAACCTTAAACACTCCAGTATATTCTATTAGCTGGAATACAAATATCGCAGTAGCTCCTGCTTCCTTCAATTTTTCTCCAAGAACTGCTCCTATGATCCCTGGTTTAGGTTTGTTAGAAGCAATTCCTGAGTCAACTATCCAAGGCTGGGCAGATCCGACTGATTCGGATGCGGATGGAATATCAGGAAAAGTGAATATGGTTTGGGACGCCAAAAATCATAAAAAGGTGATGGGGCGTTTCGGTTGGAAAGCAAACGAGCCAAGCTTACTCCAACAAAACCAAGGAGCTTTTTTAGGAGATATTGGAATTACAAGTCCATTATTCTCTACAGATAATTGCCCAAGTGCACAAACACAATGTTTAGCAAAAGCTTCTGGAACTGCAGAACCGGAAATTACTGCATCAATTGCAGACTCTGTGAATTTTTACACCAGGTTGGTCGCTGTTCCTGCCAGAAGAAATTTATCTGATCAGGATGTGATCGATGGAAAAGTAATATTCTCATCCATCAAATGTGATGCATGTCATAAACCTTTTGTTCTTACTGGAAACGTTCCAGGACTTCCTGAACTTTCTTATCAGTTTATCAAACCATATACTGATCTTCTTTTGCATGATATGGGCCCTGATCTTGCAGATGGACGACCAGATTTTGATGCTGACGGACAAGAATGGAGAACCCCTCCTCTTTGGGGTCTAGGACTGATCCAAGAAGTAAATGGGCATTTAAAACTTATGCATGATGGAAGAGCCAATGGGATAGAAGAAGCAATCCTGTGGCATGGCGGAGAAGCTGATGCAGCAAGGAATGGTTTCCAAAATCTATCTTCCACCGATAGACAAAAGCTGATCAAATTTTTGGAATCTTTATAG
- a CDS encoding imelysin family protein, whose amino-acid sequence MRNIHTKIFSILFSVTLFGSLISCAGPGSDNSAAALLGLDIPASATKPQFLNRYADLAFESYTQAELDASNLAAAVDTFDSTATPSASDLTNLRNLWVKARASYLITEGFRFSNGPIDNDAVLACDGAECEGLLNAWPLDEDAVDDYIAAGGNSVTDFSSIAAKIGDTSLGSDDDADKVVLTGYHPIEYLLWGKDTSNTTAGVRPVSDFADATANGARRRHYLKTITDRLVVHLGLIKDEWEPTTGSFRATFLDSANVNTSVGSIFQGLGSFMAGEWGGERLTGVIGETQEEEHSCFSDTTKADFYYDAQGVLNIWTGNYSIKKGVNISSGPGLSAILSLKQQGGIQSEIESSRNLFCINLSDTESQDPNFTTSCPAGSLTHRFDQAISSADSQHGLLVNVQRLIGSTLNRDFVSAAAAIGFSVVPE is encoded by the coding sequence ATGCGGAACATCCACACAAAAATATTTTCAATTCTGTTCAGTGTTACTCTGTTCGGTTCCTTAATTTCTTGTGCAGGTCCTGGCAGTGATAACTCAGCCGCAGCGCTTTTAGGTCTGGATATTCCAGCCAGTGCAACTAAGCCTCAATTTTTAAATCGATATGCAGACCTTGCTTTCGAGTCCTATACCCAAGCAGAATTAGATGCATCCAACTTAGCTGCTGCAGTGGATACTTTTGATTCTACTGCAACGCCTAGTGCTTCCGATCTGACCAACCTCAGAAATCTTTGGGTTAAAGCTCGCGCAAGTTATTTGATCACGGAAGGTTTCCGTTTCAGTAATGGTCCCATAGATAACGATGCCGTGCTTGCATGTGACGGTGCAGAATGCGAAGGTCTTTTAAACGCTTGGCCTTTGGATGAAGACGCAGTGGATGATTATATCGCGGCCGGTGGTAATAGCGTTACTGACTTTTCGTCCATCGCTGCTAAGATTGGAGATACTTCATTAGGTTCGGACGATGATGCGGATAAGGTCGTTTTAACTGGATACCATCCGATTGAATATTTACTTTGGGGAAAAGATACAAGCAACACTACAGCGGGTGTTAGACCTGTCAGCGATTTTGCAGACGCGACTGCTAATGGTGCAAGACGTAGACATTATTTAAAAACAATCACTGATAGATTAGTTGTTCACCTTGGTTTGATCAAGGACGAATGGGAGCCAACTACTGGAAGCTTTAGAGCAACATTCTTAGACTCTGCAAATGTAAATACTTCTGTTGGAAGTATCTTCCAAGGATTAGGTTCCTTCATGGCAGGAGAATGGGGTGGAGAGCGTCTTACTGGTGTGATCGGAGAAACCCAAGAGGAAGAACATTCTTGTTTCAGTGATACTACTAAAGCAGACTTCTATTACGATGCACAAGGTGTATTGAATATTTGGACCGGAAACTATAGCATCAAAAAAGGTGTGAACATCAGTTCTGGACCAGGACTTTCTGCAATATTAAGCCTTAAACAACAAGGCGGGATCCAATCCGAGATCGAAAGTTCTAGAAATCTTTTCTGCATCAATCTTTCTGACACAGAATCCCAAGACCCTAACTTTACAACCAGCTGCCCTGCAGGAAGTTTAACTCATAGATTCGACCAAGCAATATCTTCTGCAGATAGCCAACACGGTTTATTAGTAAACGTGCAAAGATTGATCGGTTCAACATTGAACAGAGATTTTGTTTCCGCAGCAGCAGCGATTGGGTTCTCAGTAGTTCCGGAATGA
- a CDS encoding SDR family NAD(P)-dependent oxidoreductase, with protein sequence MKALVTGASEGIGREFAKQLAAKGYKITAVARNEVRLKQLIDELGKGHTFIIADLSDPKSTGKIQKELEDNHYDLLINNAGFGVYGPFDKADLHRLQAMTRLNIDSLVSLSYSFLKKSQSGDSLMNISSTLGLVPMPSSGVYSATKAFVTSFSESLWYEQRKRGVYVMGLCPGVTVSNFFERAGGDPKDFPKAIAQSAETLVEYALAALKKRSSPTVVSGLPNKVLVKVSKLIGRKATVKLMGKMR encoded by the coding sequence ATGAAAGCTTTAGTCACAGGAGCAAGCGAAGGGATCGGAAGAGAATTCGCCAAACAACTTGCAGCAAAAGGTTATAAAATAACTGCAGTAGCAAGAAACGAAGTAAGACTCAAACAACTGATAGATGAACTTGGAAAAGGGCATACATTTATCATCGCGGACTTATCTGATCCAAAATCAACCGGAAAGATCCAAAAAGAATTAGAAGACAACCATTACGATTTATTAATAAACAACGCAGGTTTCGGAGTATACGGACCATTCGATAAGGCGGATCTACATAGATTGCAGGCAATGACCCGTCTTAATATAGATTCTCTTGTATCTTTGTCTTATTCTTTCTTAAAAAAATCCCAGTCAGGAGATTCTTTGATGAATATCTCTTCTACCTTGGGTCTTGTTCCAATGCCTTCTTCAGGAGTCTATTCTGCGACTAAGGCATTCGTAACTTCTTTCAGCGAATCCTTATGGTATGAGCAAAGAAAAAGAGGGGTATACGTTATGGGTCTTTGCCCTGGAGTAACTGTTTCTAACTTTTTTGAAAGAGCTGGAGGAGATCCAAAAGATTTTCCAAAAGCAATTGCTCAATCTGCGGAAACTTTGGTAGAATATGCTTTAGCTGCTTTGAAAAAGAGGAGTTCTCCTACCGTGGTTTCTGGACTTCCGAATAAAGTTTTAGTAAAAGTTTCTAAGCTGATCGGAAGAAAGGCTACAGTTAAATTGATGGGAAAAATGAGGTAA
- a CDS encoding TCR/Tet family MFS transporter produces MTVQKKSALQFLLFTLLIDFIGFGIIIPVVPNLLKDMLQGNLSTAAVYGGLLSFTYAITQFFFAPIIGGLSDRFGRRPVLLASLFGLGIDYAFLALAPNVFWLFVGRIIAGITGASYGVAGAIIADISPPEKRSQNLGLVGMAFGMGFIIGPIIGGLFSEFGPRAPFWVASSLSLLNWVYGYFVLPETLLEENKRKFNWVMANPFGSVVAFFRYPGPLSGLVLSLFLIFVANHCMETSWSYFTMNKFQWTATKIGFSLAVVGASLAVVQGGLLRIIIPKLGQKNSAYIGIFARVVMSALFAFAWEEWMLYALLVPFSFCFIATPAIQGYISNHVSPTQQGEFQGIMGSMMSLSSILGPLLMSFVFSYFTREGMQPYFPGAPFIVSSFLAILSLVIAIISFRKEKLRVGEKVGE; encoded by the coding sequence ATGACAGTTCAAAAAAAGTCCGCACTTCAATTTTTACTTTTTACATTACTCATCGATTTTATCGGCTTCGGGATCATAATCCCAGTGGTTCCCAATCTTTTAAAAGATATGTTACAAGGGAATTTAAGTACCGCAGCGGTTTATGGAGGACTTCTATCCTTTACTTATGCGATCACTCAATTTTTCTTCGCTCCTATCATTGGAGGTTTAAGTGATAGATTCGGAAGAAGGCCTGTTTTACTTGCTTCCTTGTTCGGATTAGGAATTGATTACGCATTCTTAGCATTGGCCCCGAATGTATTTTGGTTATTCGTAGGAAGAATTATTGCAGGGATCACAGGAGCAAGCTACGGAGTCGCAGGAGCAATCATCGCAGATATCAGCCCTCCTGAAAAAAGATCCCAAAACCTAGGATTAGTTGGAATGGCATTCGGGATGGGATTCATCATTGGTCCGATCATAGGAGGTTTATTTTCTGAATTCGGACCAAGAGCTCCATTCTGGGTGGCTTCTTCTCTTTCTCTTTTGAATTGGGTGTATGGATATTTTGTTTTGCCTGAAACTCTTTTAGAAGAGAACAAAAGAAAATTCAATTGGGTAATGGCAAATCCATTCGGATCAGTCGTAGCATTTTTCCGTTATCCAGGGCCTTTAAGCGGCTTAGTACTTTCTTTATTTCTAATATTCGTAGCAAACCATTGTATGGAAACCAGTTGGTCTTACTTTACAATGAACAAATTCCAATGGACCGCAACTAAGATTGGATTCTCGCTTGCAGTAGTTGGTGCCTCACTTGCAGTGGTGCAAGGCGGATTACTCAGGATTATTATTCCGAAACTAGGACAAAAAAATTCTGCTTATATAGGAATTTTTGCAAGAGTTGTCATGAGCGCATTATTTGCATTCGCCTGGGAAGAATGGATGCTTTATGCTCTGCTTGTTCCCTTCTCCTTTTGTTTTATTGCAACTCCTGCAATCCAAGGTTATATTTCCAATCACGTTTCTCCTACACAACAAGGAGAGTTCCAAGGAATTATGGGAAGTATGATGAGCCTAAGTTCTATTTTAGGCCCATTGCTTATGAGTTTTGTTTTTTCTTATTTTACGAGAGAAGGTATGCAGCCCTATTTTCCGGGAGCACCGTTTATAGTAAGTTCCTTTCTTGCGATCCTAAGTTTAGTGATCGCAATTATTTCTTTTAGAAAGGAAAAACTGAGAGTGGGAGAAAAGGTTGGAGAATGA
- a CDS encoding MIP/aquaporin family protein, producing MTSPFFGEFLGTFVLILLGDGVVAGVLLEKSKAKDSGWIVITAAWAFAVILGVFTAKAFGSADAHLNPAVTLAFAVQAGEYSKIPIYLPAQFLGAFLGAVAVYLHYLPHWKETKDPGKILAVFSTDPAISNPPSNFFSEFLGTFILILGIHSIFSAQIADVTTPIGVFFVGILVWVIGLSMGGTTGYAINPARDLGPRLAHYILPIANKGNSGWKYAWLPILAPLVGGAAAGIFLKTIL from the coding sequence ATGACGTCCCCTTTTTTTGGAGAATTTTTAGGCACATTTGTGCTCATACTTTTAGGAGACGGAGTAGTAGCCGGAGTTTTATTAGAAAAATCTAAAGCAAAAGATTCTGGTTGGATAGTGATCACTGCTGCCTGGGCGTTTGCAGTCATTTTAGGAGTTTTCACTGCAAAAGCATTTGGAAGTGCAGACGCTCATTTAAATCCTGCAGTCACTTTGGCATTTGCAGTTCAAGCAGGAGAATATTCTAAAATTCCAATATACCTTCCTGCACAATTTTTGGGGGCGTTCTTAGGAGCTGTTGCTGTATATTTGCATTATCTTCCTCATTGGAAGGAGACAAAGGATCCAGGAAAAATTTTAGCAGTATTCTCTACAGATCCTGCGATCTCTAATCCGCCTTCTAACTTCTTTAGTGAATTTTTGGGAACTTTCATTTTAATCTTAGGAATACATTCTATCTTCTCCGCTCAAATTGCAGATGTGACTACACCTATAGGAGTTTTTTTCGTAGGTATTTTAGTTTGGGTGATCGGACTTTCTATGGGAGGAACCACAGGATATGCGATCAATCCCGCAAGAGACCTTGGACCTAGATTGGCACATTATATTCTTCCGATAGCAAACAAAGGAAACTCAGGATGGAAATACGCATGGCTTCCCATTCTTGCTCCTTTAGTAGGCGGAGCAGCAGCAGGAATATTCTTGAAGACAATATTATAA
- a CDS encoding glycerophosphodiester phosphodiesterase: protein MKSFPIKQTSLIFFLIYLSCGGEQIRNTPIEGSLDLQGHRGARGLKPENTWPAFEEALSQGMTTIELDTVLTKDQKIIIHHDSESNPGLCSKKDGSEIISKSIYELTLAELKELDCGTKKNPKFPEQISVPGTELLTIQEFFEKVQTWERTGKRKVIPKFNIETKFPNDSDSQVSNEILEAHVNLLIKAIETAKVVDRATIQSFYLPAISLAKKKNPRIKTSALFSLTYSQGAAMKFGFGDSRRELVLNQTKELKADIISPYFLYVTDEFVSKAHSLGIKVIPWTVNDTGEMERLIRTGVDGIITDYPDRLNSVLKKH from the coding sequence ATGAAATCATTTCCCATCAAACAAACATCTCTAATATTCTTTTTGATCTATTTATCTTGCGGCGGAGAACAGATCCGAAATACTCCTATCGAAGGAAGTTTAGATCTACAGGGCCATAGAGGAGCCAGAGGTTTAAAACCAGAGAATACTTGGCCAGCATTCGAAGAGGCGCTCTCCCAAGGAATGACTACAATTGAACTGGATACTGTTCTAACTAAAGATCAGAAAATCATAATACACCATGACTCTGAATCTAATCCAGGGTTATGTTCTAAAAAAGACGGCTCGGAAATTATTTCTAAATCTATTTATGAACTTACTCTTGCCGAATTAAAAGAACTAGATTGTGGAACTAAAAAGAATCCTAAATTCCCTGAACAGATCTCTGTTCCTGGAACTGAACTTTTGACTATCCAAGAATTTTTTGAAAAAGTTCAAACCTGGGAAAGAACAGGAAAAAGAAAAGTTATTCCTAAGTTCAATATAGAGACCAAATTCCCGAATGACTCTGATTCACAGGTCTCTAATGAAATTTTAGAAGCTCATGTAAATCTTCTGATCAAAGCTATTGAAACTGCAAAGGTAGTAGATCGCGCAACAATCCAATCTTTCTATCTTCCTGCGATCTCACTCGCAAAGAAAAAAAATCCTAGGATCAAAACTTCTGCGTTATTCTCCCTGACATATTCTCAAGGTGCAGCAATGAAATTTGGGTTCGGAGATTCCAGAAGAGAACTTGTTTTAAATCAAACAAAAGAGTTAAAAGCAGATATTATTTCTCCTTATTTCTTATATGTAACAGATGAATTCGTTTCTAAGGCTCATTCCTTGGGAATTAAAGTGATTCCTTGGACTGTAAATGATACGGGGGAAATGGAAAGATTAATTAGAACAGGCGTAGACGGAATTATTACAGATTATCCAGATCGATTGAATTCCGTTCTTAAAAAACATTAG
- a CDS encoding MarR family winged helix-turn-helix transcriptional regulator: MTDSKNLSTVSILFHQTIADRLGLHITDHKCVDFLFTQGPQTAGEIAKTMGLSTGAVTSLIDRLEKKGLVERKNDPSDRRKVRIFLTQDMAAMQKIGSLFEGLAKSVWEQLSAYTAEELKIILDFTRKSIRVMEEEREKLLQNRPDV, encoded by the coding sequence ATGACCGATTCCAAAAACCTGAGCACTGTATCCATTTTGTTCCACCAAACCATTGCGGATCGGCTCGGCCTGCACATTACGGATCACAAATGTGTGGACTTTTTATTTACACAGGGTCCCCAAACCGCCGGGGAAATTGCAAAAACAATGGGACTTAGCACAGGTGCGGTAACTTCTCTCATTGATCGTTTGGAGAAGAAGGGGCTAGTTGAACGTAAAAATGATCCAAGCGACAGAAGAAAGGTGAGAATTTTTCTAACCCAGGATATGGCCGCCATGCAGAAAATAGGAAGCCTATTCGAAGGTTTGGCAAAATCAGTATGGGAGCAACTCTCGGCTTATACTGCAGAAGAACTAAAGATCATTTTGGATTTTACCCGCAAATCGATTCGGGTAATGGAAGAAGAAAGAGAAAAACTTTTGCAGAACCGACCAGACGTATAA
- a CDS encoding PP2C family protein-serine/threonine phosphatase — translation MKRSFILLSSFLFCFSLEAAPIRDGVLQISSQDLAEHSELIPLSGNWQFLYGEFVSPEKSATANWGILSVPHSWQDTKIGDRVLPREGAASFRLSIIFSEEDLKKEIGLLMPDFASSYKLYYNGRLVYSSGAPSLESSSEIPKIKSVYLPLRVEKTNTEILIQGSNWINNFGGFWQVPKLGTLEAIYREKLITQSRESFLFGGLLLIGLYHTGLFLFRRKEKSAFYFALFTFLLTLRVALIGNRLVLEIFPDFPWESVFRLEFFSFYTAVPIFLMFHRSLFPEDTFSWVPAVAWVLAIAYDITLLFPIGFFTSIVGPFQIVTGIGLLYVLFTVCLGVWKKREDSLLFLTGFFAFGITVGIDLLWDKLNLRGINLSPYGLLVFTLSQSLVLSRRIARAFRKSEILSENLRITNSALNILKDNLEVLVREKTSELNHSLERIRKDLLVAQRIQKKLFPENVEAYKELKYAVKYLPRDEVGGDFYDIFEVSPGVYRIFLADATGHGVQAALVTMAIKAEYEGIKFGAKDPGFCLDLLDDKFQRKFSSLGTIFSSIIVDIYARENRLVYASAGHPDQILVHSSHLMNLRRTGAIIGLKNKKSYENQELDFLNGDRMFLFSDGVFEQFNSKREAWGESRLRNRISELSKEPIENIPDMVMKDLDLWLEYSQPQDDISLIAIERV, via the coding sequence GTGAAACGATCTTTTATACTTCTTTCTAGTTTTTTGTTTTGTTTCTCTTTAGAAGCAGCACCGATTCGGGACGGAGTATTACAAATTTCCTCTCAGGATCTTGCAGAACATTCTGAACTCATTCCATTAAGCGGAAATTGGCAATTCTTATATGGAGAATTTGTTTCTCCTGAAAAAAGCGCAACAGCTAACTGGGGTATATTATCTGTCCCTCATTCTTGGCAGGATACCAAAATAGGAGATAGAGTTCTCCCAAGAGAAGGGGCAGCAAGTTTTCGTTTATCCATCATCTTCTCAGAAGAAGATCTAAAAAAAGAGATCGGGTTATTAATGCCCGATTTTGCATCTTCATACAAATTATATTATAACGGAAGATTAGTATATTCTTCTGGGGCTCCAAGTTTAGAATCTTCTTCTGAAATTCCTAAGATCAAATCTGTATATCTACCTTTAAGAGTAGAAAAAACAAATACAGAAATTCTAATACAAGGTTCTAACTGGATCAATAATTTCGGTGGATTCTGGCAGGTCCCAAAACTTGGAACCTTAGAAGCAATTTACAGAGAAAAATTAATCACTCAATCCAGAGAATCATTTCTGTTTGGCGGGCTTCTTCTTATTGGGCTATATCATACTGGGCTTTTTCTATTTAGAAGAAAGGAAAAGTCTGCATTCTATTTTGCATTATTTACGTTTTTATTAACTTTAAGAGTGGCATTGATCGGAAATCGACTTGTTTTAGAAATTTTTCCAGATTTTCCCTGGGAGTCTGTTTTTAGATTAGAGTTCTTCTCCTTCTATACTGCAGTTCCCATATTTTTAATGTTCCATCGTTCCTTGTTTCCCGAGGATACATTCTCTTGGGTGCCAGCGGTTGCCTGGGTTTTAGCGATCGCTTATGATATAACTCTATTATTTCCGATCGGATTTTTCACGAGTATTGTAGGACCGTTCCAGATCGTAACCGGGATCGGATTACTCTATGTCTTGTTTACAGTATGTTTAGGAGTTTGGAAAAAAAGAGAAGATTCACTCTTATTCCTCACAGGATTTTTTGCATTTGGTATTACGGTAGGAATCGATCTACTTTGGGACAAATTAAATCTAAGAGGGATCAATCTTTCTCCATATGGACTTCTTGTATTCACCCTTTCTCAATCTTTAGTACTTTCCAGAAGGATCGCAAGAGCATTCAGAAAATCTGAAATACTTAGTGAAAACTTAAGGATAACAAACAGTGCACTGAATATTCTAAAAGATAATTTAGAAGTTTTGGTCCGAGAAAAAACTTCCGAATTAAATCATTCTTTGGAAAGAATTCGCAAAGACTTACTCGTTGCTCAAAGGATCCAGAAAAAACTTTTTCCAGAGAATGTAGAAGCGTATAAAGAATTAAAATACGCAGTTAAATATCTGCCAAGAGATGAAGTGGGCGGAGACTTTTACGATATTTTCGAAGTTTCTCCAGGAGTGTATCGGATTTTTCTTGCAGATGCTACCGGGCATGGAGTCCAAGCAGCACTCGTCACTATGGCAATCAAAGCAGAATATGAAGGGATCAAATTTGGGGCAAAAGATCCAGGATTCTGTTTAGATTTGTTGGATGATAAGTTCCAAAGAAAATTCTCCTCCTTGGGAACTATATTCTCTTCTATCATTGTAGATATTTATGCCAGAGAAAACAGATTAGTTTATGCTTCTGCAGGACATCCAGATCAAATTTTAGTACATTCTTCTCACCTTATGAATTTAAGAAGGACAGGTGCTATTATAGGTTTAAAAAACAAAAAAAGTTATGAGAACCAGGAATTGGATTTTTTAAACGGAGATAGGATGTTCCTTTTTTCAGATGGAGTATTCGAACAATTCAATTCCAAAAGAGAAGCATGGGGAGAATCCAGGCTAAGAAATCGGATCTCAGAACTTTCTAAAGAACCTATTGAGAATATTCCTGATATGGTAATGAAAGATTTGGATCTATGGCTGGAATATTCTCAACCTCAAGATGATATCAGTCTGATCGCGATAGAAAGAGTCTAA
- a CDS encoding FAD-dependent oxidoreductase: MNKRKPSFLIVGSGIVGPSLALFLKRAGYGVRLLESYSHPAEDIGGALQIAPNGMKVIRELGLTSEILQIGTLSDEMIFRNHTGRLLSIIPNGSVSQFGESAIVVSRARFHLLLLEAAEKEGIPTEYGKKFSDAEFPLDGGVIAKFDDGSSVEADFLIGADGNHSKVRSFLFPNFPKPEYTGILNAGGFVPSEVIPEKYSKRGPINFTFGPEGFFGFAACGNTKDTSWMWWSNIPSEKELTREEIGSMSDESWKNKILKIHKGWHDPIEKIINASPIILKGNVHDLRSLPKWGNDKVLLIGDAAHVMSPHTGQGASMALEDSHILYLLLEKYESIEEAFKNFEIIRRPRVERIIEESRRNGSRKKKLSPLGCWIRDKFLTLALPSFAKKGQDWMYRYEGIK; this comes from the coding sequence ATGAATAAAAGAAAACCCAGTTTTCTAATCGTAGGGTCAGGAATTGTAGGACCTTCTCTGGCTTTATTTCTAAAAAGGGCAGGTTATGGAGTCCGATTGCTGGAATCTTATTCGCACCCTGCAGAAGACATTGGAGGGGCTTTACAAATTGCACCTAACGGAATGAAGGTGATAAGAGAGTTAGGCCTGACTTCTGAGATTCTCCAGATAGGAACACTTTCAGATGAAATGATTTTTAGGAATCATACAGGAAGGCTACTTTCGATAATACCGAACGGATCAGTTTCTCAGTTTGGAGAATCTGCTATAGTAGTTTCGAGAGCAAGGTTCCATCTTCTATTATTGGAAGCGGCGGAGAAGGAAGGAATTCCAACAGAATATGGAAAAAAATTCTCGGATGCAGAATTTCCTTTAGACGGAGGAGTGATTGCAAAATTCGACGATGGCAGTTCTGTTGAAGCGGACTTTCTAATTGGAGCCGATGGAAATCATTCTAAAGTTCGTAGTTTCCTTTTTCCTAATTTTCCAAAACCTGAATATACTGGAATTTTAAATGCCGGGGGATTTGTTCCTTCCGAAGTGATTCCAGAAAAATATTCAAAAAGGGGACCGATCAATTTTACTTTTGGGCCGGAAGGTTTTTTCGGTTTCGCCGCTTGTGGAAACACGAAGGATACTTCTTGGATGTGGTGGAGCAATATTCCTTCTGAAAAAGAGCTTACGAGAGAAGAGATTGGATCCATGAGTGATGAGTCCTGGAAAAATAAAATATTAAAAATACATAAAGGATGGCATGATCCTATCGAAAAAATTATCAACGCTTCTCCTATAATTCTGAAAGGAAATGTTCATGACTTGAGAAGTCTGCCTAAATGGGGAAATGATAAGGTATTGTTAATTGGAGATGCAGCTCATGTAATGAGCCCTCATACCGGACAAGGGGCTTCCATGGCCTTAGAAGATTCCCATATCCTGTACTTACTTCTAGAAAAATACGAATCGATCGAAGAAGCCTTTAAAAATTTTGAGATAATCAGAAGGCCTAGAGTAGAGAGGATTATAGAAGAATCTAGACGAAATGGAAGCAGAAAGAAAAAACTAAGCCCGCTTGGTTGTTGGATTAGGGATAAATTCCTTACCCTGGCCTTGCCTAGTTTTGCCAAGAAAGGCCAGGATTGGATGTATCGTTACGAGGGAATCAAATAA